A portion of the Drosophila innubila isolate TH190305 chromosome 3L unlocalized genomic scaffold, UK_Dinn_1.0 0_D_3L, whole genome shotgun sequence genome contains these proteins:
- the LOC117786349 gene encoding hydroxyacylglutathione hydrolase, mitochondrial isoform X2 yields the protein MFSSVWKSVASGIETQLTSYYFRVQKLRTVGFRGMHSTVEDVKLIGFDVKILPALQDNYMYLIVDNKTREAAVVDPVDPELVIKTVQAENLTLNKVLTTHHHWDHAGGNEKLVKLWTGGKLDVYGGDDRIGAMNHKVCQDDTFKIGDLNVRCLSTPCHTSGHICYHVTTSSGTNEGAVFTGDTLFQGGCGRFFEGTAEEMYDALCAKLSALPDNTKVFCGHEYTLQNMSFARHVEPDNKIIQNRIEWAKLRRASKDPTVPSTIGEEKSWNPFMRVNETTVQKHAGGEANPIVTMGALRKEKDNFKA from the coding sequence TACAAAAGTTGCGGACTGTTGGATTTAGAGGCATGCATAGCACAGTGGAGGACGTGAAGCTGATTGGCTTCGATGTGAAGATTCTGCCAGCTTTGCAGGATAATTACATGTATTTGATTGTGGACAATAAGACACGTGAGGCAGCCGTGGTGGATCCCGTTGATCCCGAGCTGGTTATCAAGACCGTTCAGGCGGAGAATCTTACGCTCAACAAGGTGCTAACTACTCATCATCACTGGGATCATGCCGGCGGCAATGAGAAACTGGTTAAATTGTGGACTGGTGGTAAGTTAGATGTGTACGGCGGAGATGATCGAATCGGCGCCATGAATCACAAAGTTTGCCAAGATGACACCTTTAAAATTGGCGACCTAAATGTGCGCTGTTTGTCGACTCCCTGTCACACCAGCGGACACATTTGCTATCATGTGACCACGTCCAGTGGAACCAACGAGGGCGCTGTCTTCACCGGAGACACGCTATTCCAAGGCGGCTGTGGGCGCTTCTTTGAGGGCACCGCTGAGGAAATGTACGATGCATTGTGCGCCAAACTATCGGCATTACCGGACAATACCAAAGTCTTTTGTGGACACGAATATACATTGCAGAACATGAGCTTTGCACGTCATGTGGAGCCGGACAATAAAATCATACAGAATCGCATTGAATGGGCCAAACTCCGTCGCGCTTCAAAGGATCCAACAGTGCCGTCAACAATTGGCGAAGAGAAGTCCTGGAATCCATTTATGCGCGTGAATGAAACCACTGTGCAAAAGCATGCCGGCGGAGAGGCTAATCCCATTGTGACCATGGGTGCGTTGCGCAAGGAGAAGGATAATTTTAAGGCTTAA
- the LOC117786349 gene encoding hydroxyacylglutathione hydrolase, mitochondrial isoform X3, which translates to MHSTVEDVKLIGFDVKILPALQDNYMYLIVDNKTREAAVVDPVDPELVIKTVQAENLTLNKVLTTHHHWDHAGGNEKLVKLWTGGKLDVYGGDDRIGAMNHKVCQDDTFKIGDLNVRCLSTPCHTSGHICYHVTTSSGTNEGAVFTGDTLFQGGCGRFFEGTAEEMYDALCAKLSALPDNTKVFCGHEYTLQNMSFARHVEPDNKIIQNRIEWAKLRRASKDPTVPSTIGEEKSWNPFMRVNETTVQKHAGGEANPIVTMGALRKEKDNFKA; encoded by the coding sequence ATGCATAGCACAGTGGAGGACGTGAAGCTGATTGGCTTCGATGTGAAGATTCTGCCAGCTTTGCAGGATAATTACATGTATTTGATTGTGGACAATAAGACACGTGAGGCAGCCGTGGTGGATCCCGTTGATCCCGAGCTGGTTATCAAGACCGTTCAGGCGGAGAATCTTACGCTCAACAAGGTGCTAACTACTCATCATCACTGGGATCATGCCGGCGGCAATGAGAAACTGGTTAAATTGTGGACTGGTGGTAAGTTAGATGTGTACGGCGGAGATGATCGAATCGGCGCCATGAATCACAAAGTTTGCCAAGATGACACCTTTAAAATTGGCGACCTAAATGTGCGCTGTTTGTCGACTCCCTGTCACACCAGCGGACACATTTGCTATCATGTGACCACGTCCAGTGGAACCAACGAGGGCGCTGTCTTCACCGGAGACACGCTATTCCAAGGCGGCTGTGGGCGCTTCTTTGAGGGCACCGCTGAGGAAATGTACGATGCATTGTGCGCCAAACTATCGGCATTACCGGACAATACCAAAGTCTTTTGTGGACACGAATATACATTGCAGAACATGAGCTTTGCACGTCATGTGGAGCCGGACAATAAAATCATACAGAATCGCATTGAATGGGCCAAACTCCGTCGCGCTTCAAAGGATCCAACAGTGCCGTCAACAATTGGCGAAGAGAAGTCCTGGAATCCATTTATGCGCGTGAATGAAACCACTGTGCAAAAGCATGCCGGCGGAGAGGCTAATCCCATTGTGACCATGGGTGCGTTGCGCAAGGAGAAGGATAATTTTAAGGCTTAA
- the LOC117786350 gene encoding peroxisomal membrane protein PEX16 yields MDQLKGLVKSYEAWVAKNPDVVGDFETTAKWVSYFVAGRISNSNVLSELVYTLSNILVFYNDRIIDKARGASENSVIRLQSGLCYRLKVTLTSLEYCEVFIEISARRLFGQRGKWLVIALIQIVKAAGRLFLLKHSTLDIITSPPITALNRRALSKQREAQASAAESLPQSEHSITFQLKRSGRLIRKVEGAPPIQYRDFKLHVDNAGAAKTQIPRELLNAEYLYIAKPLIHLAAMGLFGQRSWKQYMIAFSIDLYSVHVYRQHRHLMTQRQKLELSRRCINLMYFLVRSPFYDNYSKSRIERILGFVADHVPIAKVVAGPLKDYIPQWQSTYFYLWST; encoded by the exons atggACCAGCTAAAAGGCTTAGTTAAGTCCTACGAAGCATGGGTGGCCAAGAATCCCGATGTGGTGGGCGATTTTGAGACGACGGCCAAATGGGTGTCATATTTTGTGGCAG GCCGTATATCCAACTCAAATGTGCTCTCTGAGCTGGTATACACATTATCTAATATACTGGTATTCTACAACGATCGCATCATCGACAAGGCACGTGGTGCCAGCGAAAACTCTGTGATCCGTCTGCAATCCGGCCTTTGCTATCGTCTAAAGGTCACGCTGACGAGTCTTGAATATTGCGAGGTGTTTATCGAGATATCAGCACGACGGCTCTTTGGCCAAAGAGGCAAGTGGTTGGTGATAGCGCTGATACAAATCGTCAAGGCAGCCGGACGCTTGTTTCTGCTGAAACATTCGACTTTGGACATTATCACCTCACCGCCCATAACAGCTCTGAACCGTCGAGCGCTGAGCAAACAACGAGAAGCACAAGCTTCGGCTGCCGAGAGCCTGCCACAGTCGGAGCATTCCATAACATTCCAGCTAAAGCGCTCGGGTCGCCTCATTAGAAAAGTCGAGGGTGCACCTCCTATACAATATCGGGATTTCAAGCTACATGTGGATAATGCAGGTGCGGCTAAGACACAAATTCCCCGAGAGCTGCTAAATGCCGAGTACCTGTATATTGCCAAACCACTGATCCATCTGGCTGCCATGGGTCTGTTTGGCCAACGCAGCTGGAAGCAGTACATGATCGCGTTCTCCATTGATTTGTACAGTGTGCATGTATATCGCCAGCATCGCCACTTAATGACCCAGAGGCAGAAACTGGAGCTCAGCAGGCGTTGCATTAATCTTATGTATTTCCTTGTGCGTTCGCCCTTCTACGACAATTACAGCAAGTCGCGCATTGAAAGGATTCTGGGCTTTGTGGCCGATCATGTGCCCATTGCCAAGGTGGTGGCAGGTCCTCTCAAGGATTACATTCCACAGTGGCAAAGCACATACTTCTATTTGTGGTCAACTTAA